In Actinomadura citrea, a single window of DNA contains:
- a CDS encoding response regulator transcription factor, producing the protein MRVLIVEDERVLADTIAEGLRDEAMAVDVVYDGDDALERASYNEYDVVVLDRDLPTVHGDDVCRELVGRRSPVRILMLTAAGDVDDRVDGLTLGADDYLPKPFVFGELVARVRALARRSGPPVPPVLEGRGIRLDPHRRRAARDGRELRLTNKEFAVLEELLRAEGGVVSAERLLERAWDENIDPFSNIVRVTMATLRRKLGQPPVIETVTGSGYRLEGR; encoded by the coding sequence ATGCGTGTACTGATCGTTGAGGACGAGCGGGTGCTCGCGGACACGATCGCCGAGGGCCTGCGGGACGAGGCGATGGCCGTGGACGTGGTGTACGACGGCGACGACGCGCTGGAGCGGGCCTCCTACAACGAGTACGACGTGGTGGTCCTCGACCGGGACCTGCCGACGGTGCACGGCGACGACGTGTGCCGGGAGCTGGTGGGGCGGCGGAGTCCCGTGCGGATCCTGATGCTGACCGCGGCGGGCGACGTCGACGACCGCGTGGACGGGCTGACGCTCGGCGCCGACGACTACCTGCCGAAGCCGTTCGTGTTCGGCGAGCTGGTGGCGCGGGTGCGGGCGCTGGCGCGCAGGTCGGGGCCGCCGGTGCCGCCCGTCCTCGAGGGGCGGGGCATCCGGCTCGATCCGCACCGGCGCAGGGCGGCGCGGGACGGCCGGGAGCTGCGGCTGACGAACAAGGAGTTCGCCGTGCTGGAGGAGCTGCTGCGGGCGGAGGGCGGCGTGGTGAGCGCCGAGCGGCTGCTGGAGCGGGCGTGGGACGAGAACATCGACCCGTTCAGCAACATCGTCCGGGTCACGATGGCGACGCTGCGCCGCAAGCTCGGGCAGCCACCGGTGATCGAGACGGTGACCGGGTCCGGATACAGGCTGGAGGGGCGATGA